The genomic DNA GGCAACGGCTAGGCCTGTCCCCGAAGGTCGCCTACCTCACCGGTGACGACCTGATCCCACAGATTCCGCAGCTACGCAGTGACGGTGAGGTCTTCCGCAACATCGACACCGGTCAACTGCTCGCGGACACCGCAGCCGAACCGTTCACTGCCAACGCCTATCTCGGCGGGCGCGGGATCGCCCGTGCGCTGAGCGAGGGTGCCGACATTGTGGTGTGCCCGCGGGTTACTGACGCCTCGCTCGTGGTCGGACCCTCGATGTGGAAATTCGGCTGGGCCGAGGACGAGTACGACAAGCTCGCCGGAGCCGTAGCCGCCGGCCACGTCATCGAGTGCGGTGCGCAGGCCACCGGCGGCAACTACGCATTCTTCGAGGAGATCGAATCCACTGGGCTGCCAGGATTGCCGATCGCGGAGATGCACGCCGACGGTAGCAGTGTCATCACCAAACATCCCGGTACGGGCGGCCAGGTTTCGGTCGGGACGGTGACCGCGCAGTTGCTCTACGAGATCGGTGGCACCGACTACCTCAACCCCGATGTCACTCTGAAGCTCGACACCGTACGGCTGACGCAGGAAGGCCCCGACCGGGTCAGGCTCTCGGGCACCCGCGGCGTCGAGCCGCCGTCGACGCTCAAGGTCGCAATGACGGTCCTCGGCCCGTACCGGCAGTCCGTCGTCTTCGCCATCCCGGGTGAGAAGGTCGAAACCAAGGCCGCCGTAGTCGAGCGGGACCTGCGCACGATTCTCGGTGGATTCGAGCAGTTCGACGATGTCAGCATCAGACTTGTGCGCAGCGACCAGCCCGACGCGGTGCTCAACGAGCTCGCGGTCGCACAGCTGGTCGTGTCGTTCGCCGCTACCGACAAGGATCTTCTGGGTCGCCGGATCTTCGATGCGGCTACAGGTTTGGCGCTGTCCAGCTATCCGGGCATCTATTTTCCCGGCGAACGGCAGCAGCGACCTACCCAGACCGGCATCAACTGGCCGTGTCTGGTGCCTGTCGCCGCCGTCGTCGAAACCGTCGTTCTGCACAGCGGCGAGCAGATCACCCTGCCGTCGCGTGCAGCGTCCACTGAGACGCCGGACGACACCGGTGAGGCGGCGACGGCCGCTCCGGTCGTCGCCGGACCGAGACAGCGGATGTCGCTCGGCACCATCTTCGGCGCACGATCCGGTGATAAGGGCGCCAACGCCAATGTCGGTATTTGGGCACGGTCGGACGAAGGCTACGTGTGGCTGGCCTCGGAGCTGACCGTCGAAGAGTTCCGGCGTCTCCTACCTGAGGCCGGCGGTGCAGCGATCAGGCGAAGCCTGTTCCCCAATCTGCGCGGGGTCAACTTCGTGATCGAGGGCCTGCTGGGGGATGGGGCGGCGTCGGTGGGGCGCTTCGATCCACAGGCTAAGGGGCTTGCTGAGTTCATCAGGAGTCGACACAGCGACCTGCCGGTGGCGCTGCTGGAAACCACCGAGATTAAAGAGACGGTGAATCAATGAGTCTGGAAATGTCCAAACCCTGGCGGAATGTCGACGCTGCGCAACTCGACGATATCCCCTGCACCACAGGGGTATACGAGATCCGTGACCGCCATGGCGAGATTCTCGACATCGGCTACGCCGGGTCGCGTGAGCCCTTCGGGCTGAAATCCAAGATCGAGGCGATCGTGTCCGAGGAGGCCCGCGACGGACTGCAGTTCCGGTACGAGCTCCACGTCCAGTACATGACCCGATACGCAGAACTCGTCCTGGTGCACCGGGCCCGACACAACGGTGCGGAACCGGCGCGAGTTTCCCAACGCCCCATCCCGGTTGAGGGACGCCTGCACCCGGACACCGCAGCGCCGTCGGTCTGAGACCCATTATTCAAGGAGTGAATTATCTTGTTTGACTTGAGCTATGAGCAGCACGCGATCATCGAGACGGTCCGAAAATTCGTCCGCGAGCAGATCTGGCCCCTCGAGGACGACCTGGATCCAGACGAAAGTCGCCTTCCTGCAAAGGAATACAAGCGTCTGACCGACCTGACCAAGCAGATGGGCTTGTTCAACCTCGACCTTCCCGAGAAGGAGGGCGGCCCGGGCATCGATCTGGTGACCCGTTGCCTGCTGGCGATCGAGATGTCACAGCACCGGGCCGGCCTGTACGCTCCGTGCTACGACACATTTGGCCACACTGGTCAGATTCCGCTGCTGTCCGCATGGGCTACACCCGAACAGCGCGAGAAGTACCTGATTCCTTCGATGGAAGAAGGGCACCGTGCCGCGTTCGCTCTCACGGAGCCGACTGGCGGCAGCGACCCGGGACGTAACCTACAGACCCGTGCCGTTCAGGATGGCGATGACTGGATCATCAACGGCGACAAGCTGTGGATCAGCTTCGCCCACGAAGCCGAGTTCGCGGTGGTCTTCGCCCGAACCGGCGGACCAGGGCGGGACGGCATCACCTGCTTCATCGTCGACACCGACACCCCCGGATTCCACGTGCGCAGGATCGCGCACACAATCCGTTCAACGCACCCGGCTACCGAGATTCAGCTTGAGAACGTGCGGGTTCCGTCGAAGAACATCCTCGGTGAGATCGGCCGCGGGTTCTACCTCGCCAATGAACGGTTGAGCCGCAACCGGATTCCCTACAGCGCCGGCTGCGTCGGGCTCGCCGTGCGAGCTCAGGAACTGACGATCGAGTGGACCAAGATGCGCCAGTCGTTCGGCAAGTCCCTGTCTGAGCATCAGGGCGTGGCCTGGATGATCGTCGAGAACGAACAGGACATCCGTTACGCCACACTGATGGTGCTCAACGCCGCGGCGGCAGCCGACTCAGGGCGCCCGTTCCGTACAGAAGCCGCCCTCGCGAAGATCGCCGCCACAGAAGCTGCGTCCCGGGTCGTCGATCGCGCAATCCAGCTGCACGGCGGCATGGGCGTGTCCCGGGAGATGCCACTGGAGCGTTGGTATCGCGAGTTGCGCATCCGCCGAATCGGTGAGGGCGCCACCGAGATTCAGAAGGTGATCGCCAGCCGCGACCTGCTGGGCAGTCCGTACAAGTTCTTCCTGGATCGAGTCTGAGGTGACCAGAGAACTCTACGAGCTTCCCCCGTCCTTCGCGTTCTCGTCACGCAGCCGTGGACGCACGATCGGGGAGGGGGATTTCAGCGCGATGACGAACTTGACCTGGACGATCGAGGAAATCCACACCGACCAGGTCGACACCCAGGCGGAACGCGGCACGGAGCGGATGCTCGCCGGCGGCTGCATCCTGGCGTTCGCGCTGGGTTTGGCCACTCCCGCCATCAAAAGTCAGGTCGAGAAGCGCGGTATCAAGCTCATTGCCCTTGTCGGATACGACAGCCTCCGTTTCCATTCGCCACTGTTTCCCGGTGACACGATCTACGTCGAGTCGACACTGGTGTCGGTAGCAAAGACCAGTCGATCTGAGCGGGCGATCATCACTTTCGAAGATAACGTCGTCGACAGTGACGGCCGGAAGATCATGAGCTACACCCGTAGTGCGTTGTGCAATGTGGTGGATTCGGCGCTGTTCGACGCGGAGAGTGCGTTGTCGCAGTAGTGGTTTGAACCCAGTTGGTGATCCGTGGCGGATGAACGTCTTGTGGCCACGCCACGGACACCAGGGCCGAACCATAAGGAGGGCCCATGGCTTTGGCGCGGGAGTAATTTTGGGTTGCAGGCGGATCGGCGCCGCCGCGATTCGCTGCTTTGCTAGGTCCAGCTTTTGACGTGCCGGAGCAGGATGCGCGACAGTTCTTCTACTCGTGGCTGCACGGTGTCCTTCGGTCCGACCAGCGTCACTTCTGCGACCGCTTCACCCGATTGATTGAAGACGGCCGTTGCGATAGCGAAGCGTGAGCCCGAGCCCCACACATTGGTAACGATCCCTGTTCTTCGAATTTCGTCCAACTGAACGAGGAACTGCTGAATTAGTTCAGGATGCTCAGCCTGGTGGCGGTGCAGATAGGAAATACGCTCGGCCTCGGACATGGCCGCCAATAGCGCGTTACCACCAGCTGTGGTGAGTAGCCCGCGCCGAATGTTCGATCGGGCGTCGTAGTCAGCTACGGGATCGGTCCCGGCAGCCGCAATATAGATCAGGTGGTCACCAGCCTGGACACCGAGGAAGGTGGCGAGTCCGGCGTCATCGCTGAGGGCGAGGAGGCGGGCTTGGGACACCATTCCTGCCCACACATTTCCGCTCGCGGTCGCGAGGCCGTAAACGGCTGGCCCGACAAAGAAGCCTCGGTCGATCTCGTGGAGCCAGCCGTTGGCGAGGAGTCCTCTGATGAAGCCATGCACTGAACTCTTGGGGGCGTCCAAGACATGCGCCAACTCGGTGAAGGAGATTCCGGGGTTGTAGACGACCTCTTCGAGAATGCGTGTTACGCGGTCAACGGTACGGTGCCTCTGCGGCCCTTTTGCCGAGGAGTCAACCCCATTCGTCTGCATCGACATGCCGCCGAGTGTGCCACGACCGTCTGGCGGGCCAGTGATGACACGGGCTAATCCGTTGAGGCCCGTTCCATTGGGTTTGTCTGTCATGCGGGTGCCTTCCCTTCGGGCTTTGCTTCGAGCGCATAGGGGCCCACAGCTCCGCTGGCCACCGAAAGGCTCGCTTCCGCTTCCATGGGTCAAGTAGGTAGTTGAGCGTCCACGTCTTCGTATTTAGGAATATCAGATCGCTTCAGCGAACTTCGTGCAATCTTCGATTCTCGAAGAGGGATGCGCCAGATGGGGTTGCGGGCTGCGAGCACCTGGCGCCGCCGCCCCTCAACCCCGTATTGCCGCGGCCCTTTCATTTTGGCCGGGATGTCGTGGCAGTGCCTTCAAAACCCTTGACCGAGTCGGTGGCTAGTTGTATAACATTCGTAGTTACGTTTTCAAGTTCGACAATACGAACAATATCCGGATGCTCGTTCACACAGTGAGTCGCAGCACCAACACCTCGCAGCGAGTCCGCCGTCGTTCCCGGCGGATAGCGCGCAGAAGGAGAGTGATCCGATGACCGATACCGTCGCGGCCAGCGTCAGCAAGAGTGTTCCTAGCGGTGTGCCTGCCCCTGACGCCTATCTGGACGCCGCGCATGTCGTTCATCCGCAGACACAACTGACCAACCACACCGCCGAGTCCGTCGTGGTGATGGAACGTGCCAAGGGGGTGCGCCTGTGGGATGTTGACGGCAACGAGTGGCTCGACGGATTTTGTGGCCAGGCGAACATCTCCTTTGGCTACGGCCGCCCCGAGATCGCGGAGGCCGCCAAGGCCGCGTTGGACGAAGTCGGTTTCGCGACGCTGTTCTTCGGCCAGGGCAATGTGCCGGCAGCTCGTCTGGGCGCGAAGCTGGCGGACGTCACTCCGGCGGGCATCGAGAAGTTCTTCTTCACCACCGGTGGCTCCGATGCCATCGATACCGCGCTGAAACTGGTGCGGCTGGCCAATGCGGTCAACGGAAAACCCAATAAGACCCACGTGATCGGCCGGGTCACCAGCTACCACGGAATGACCATCGCGGCGACCAGCATCACCGGTGCCCCGGCGAACTGGAAGGACTACGGACCGCTTGCCCCGGGTTTCTCCCACATCAGTCAGCCGAGCGCAGACAGTCCGGCCGCAGCAGAAGAGCTTGAGCAGCGCATCCTCGAACTGGGGCCGGATAACGTTGCCGCGTTCATCGCAGAGCCGGTTTCGGTGCCTTCCGGCATCAAGATTCCTCATCCTGACTACTGGCCTCGGATTCGGGAGATCTGCACGAAGTACGGCCTGATGATGATCGTCG from Mycobacterium sp. DL440 includes the following:
- a CDS encoding acyclic terpene utilization AtuA family protein gives rise to the protein MVDGGDIDVLTGDYLAELTMFILSKARNAGRPGYATTFLRQMEDVLGTCLERGIRVVSNAGGLDPGGLAQALVDIGQRLGLSPKVAYLTGDDLIPQIPQLRSDGEVFRNIDTGQLLADTAAEPFTANAYLGGRGIARALSEGADIVVCPRVTDASLVVGPSMWKFGWAEDEYDKLAGAVAAGHVIECGAQATGGNYAFFEEIESTGLPGLPIAEMHADGSSVITKHPGTGGQVSVGTVTAQLLYEIGGTDYLNPDVTLKLDTVRLTQEGPDRVRLSGTRGVEPPSTLKVAMTVLGPYRQSVVFAIPGEKVETKAAVVERDLRTILGGFEQFDDVSIRLVRSDQPDAVLNELAVAQLVVSFAATDKDLLGRRIFDAATGLALSSYPGIYFPGERQQRPTQTGINWPCLVPVAAVVETVVLHSGEQITLPSRAASTETPDDTGEAATAAPVVAGPRQRMSLGTIFGARSGDKGANANVGIWARSDEGYVWLASELTVEEFRRLLPEAGGAAIRRSLFPNLRGVNFVIEGLLGDGAASVGRFDPQAKGLAEFIRSRHSDLPVALLETTEIKETVNQ
- a CDS encoding acyl-CoA dehydrogenase family protein; the protein is MSYEQHAIIETVRKFVREQIWPLEDDLDPDESRLPAKEYKRLTDLTKQMGLFNLDLPEKEGGPGIDLVTRCLLAIEMSQHRAGLYAPCYDTFGHTGQIPLLSAWATPEQREKYLIPSMEEGHRAAFALTEPTGGSDPGRNLQTRAVQDGDDWIINGDKLWISFAHEAEFAVVFARTGGPGRDGITCFIVDTDTPGFHVRRIAHTIRSTHPATEIQLENVRVPSKNILGEIGRGFYLANERLSRNRIPYSAGCVGLAVRAQELTIEWTKMRQSFGKSLSEHQGVAWMIVENEQDIRYATLMVLNAAAAADSGRPFRTEAALAKIAATEAASRVVDRAIQLHGGMGVSREMPLERWYRELRIRRIGEGATEIQKVIASRDLLGSPYKFFLDRV
- a CDS encoding MaoC/PaaZ C-terminal domain-containing protein translates to MTRELYELPPSFAFSSRSRGRTIGEGDFSAMTNLTWTIEEIHTDQVDTQAERGTERMLAGGCILAFALGLATPAIKSQVEKRGIKLIALVGYDSLRFHSPLFPGDTIYVESTLVSVAKTSRSERAIITFEDNVVDSDGRKIMSYTRSALCNVVDSALFDAESALSQ
- a CDS encoding IclR family transcriptional regulator, with product MTDKPNGTGLNGLARVITGPPDGRGTLGGMSMQTNGVDSSAKGPQRHRTVDRVTRILEEVVYNPGISFTELAHVLDAPKSSVHGFIRGLLANGWLHEIDRGFFVGPAVYGLATASGNVWAGMVSQARLLALSDDAGLATFLGVQAGDHLIYIAAAGTDPVADYDARSNIRRGLLTTAGGNALLAAMSEAERISYLHRHQAEHPELIQQFLVQLDEIRRTGIVTNVWGSGSRFAIATAVFNQSGEAVAEVTLVGPKDTVQPRVEELSRILLRHVKSWT
- a CDS encoding aspartate aminotransferase family protein; the encoded protein is MERAKGVRLWDVDGNEWLDGFCGQANISFGYGRPEIAEAAKAALDEVGFATLFFGQGNVPAARLGAKLADVTPAGIEKFFFTTGGSDAIDTALKLVRLANAVNGKPNKTHVIGRVTSYHGMTIAATSITGAPANWKDYGPLAPGFSHISQPSADSPAAAEELEQRILELGPDNVAAFIAEPVSVPSGIKIPHPDYWPRIREICTKYGLMMIVDEVVCGFGRTGRMFGIDHWDAAPDLMTMSKAINNGAIPMGAVGMTSAFVERLAAAGRPLSHGFTGGGNPAACAAALATLEIIEQHQVLEHVQDLARHTEAEMTALVKRSPHFDGLRALGMLVAIDIAADGAEARTEKMKRMLAKFREIRFMIRGNLAQGCLVFAPSLTSTKGEVSEMIGCIERGANES